One genomic region from Salvia hispanica cultivar TCC Black 2014 chromosome 2, UniMelb_Shisp_WGS_1.0, whole genome shotgun sequence encodes:
- the LOC125204047 gene encoding uncharacterized protein LOC125204047 isoform X1, with protein MPKLLDLCMAAIADELLQGEGNDDFLSVIYQLPQELFDALLPQLPPLALHKLQEKLPTNFMESREHAYDDTSDSQKRRRCDILDTVWRALYKARWPSLDQQKKTVAWFDRNKEKCEIINDWQQKYWETHLQDCVDAIAETALLPSYDGSIGDIQIPDCIMEQIGCKDYLIKLPLDSLKFSRHCQQFGAYVRRLRLPNALCSAETCELFQNSKLGSLELQWIKSNDHVEGLCKLLNQSTETLKSIEFIHCKLSPDFVNAISDSLHMTGLQVHGVQHFSIKRSSFLQADSSPIPAGLASFLTSGRSLQSLTLCDGHLGRNFARGIFNSLLDSSSSLSKLDLSENSISGFLSQFRWRPSSCNKSLQSIRVLNLRSCNLERDDAESLRHALNCMPNLDSLDLSDNPIEDGVGSLATYFTKISSRDVPFTNLKLENCDASCEQMVELLGVLSTLNEPLHVLSIKGNMLGSKIGAPLGKFLCTGVLSLDAEDIGLGSSGFLQAAKEISVELKIAYINISDNQGALGAAEFIASLVKHANEIAAIDARYNLMPMHSLSVISSGLKDSKGKLKHLDLAGNTFCHQIADADFVSAELQIHGQSGLNVLLSVAPHIPYDNDP; from the exons ATGCCGAAATTACTTGATTTATGCATGGCCGCTATTGCCGATGAACTTCTCCAAg GGGAGGGTAACGACGATTTCCTTTCGGTTATTTATCAACTGCCGCAAGAACTGTTTGATGCTCTGCTGCCTCAGTTGCCTCCATTAGCACTGCACAAAttgcaagaaaaatt ACCAACCAACTTCATGGAAAGCAGAGAGCATGCCTATGATGATACTAGCGACTCTCAAAAACGTAGAAG ATGCGACATTTTAGATACAGTGTGGCGTGCACTATACAAAGCTCGTTGGCCTAGTCTTGATCAGCAGAAGAAGACTGTGGCTTGGTTTGATAGAAATAaggaaaaatgtgaaataataaatgattGGCAGCAAAAGTACTGGGAGACACATTTGCAAGA TTGTGTTGATGCTATAGCAGAAACAGCTTTGCTTCCATCTTATGATGGTTCTATAGGGGATATACAAATTCCAG ATTGTATAATGGAGCAGATTGGTTGCAAAGATTACTTGATTAAGTTGCCACTcgactctctcaaattttctcGTCACTGCCAGCAGTTTGGAGCTTATGTCAG ACGGCTAAGGCTTCCAAATGCATTATGTTCTGCAGAAACATGT GAGTTGTTTCAAAACAGTAAGTTGGGAAGTCTCGAGCTTCAGTGGATTAAATCCAATGACCAT GTTGAGGGATTATGTAAACTTCTGAACCAGAGTACTGAGActttaaaatcaattgaatttatCCATTGCAAGCTTTCTCCAGATTTTGTCAATGCAATATCCGATTCATTGCACATGACGGGTCTTCAAGTGCATGGAGTTCAGCATTTCTCAATCAAGAGATCAAGCTTTCTCCAGGCTGATTCATCTCCCATTCCAGCCGGACTGGCGTCATTCTTAACATCTGGGAG GTCCTTGCAATCATTAACTTTATGTGATGGCCATCTGGGCCGAAATTTTGCTAGGGGGATTTTTAATTCCCTCCTTGATTCCTCATCCAGTCTTTCCAAGCTAGACCTCTCAGAAAATAGT ATCTCGGGATTCCTTTCTCAGTTTCGGTGGAGACCATCAAGTTGCAACAAGTCATTGCAGTCAATACGAGTTCTCAACTTAAG GTCATGTAACTTAGAACGGGATGATGCAGAGTCTCTCAGGCACGCACTGAACTGCATGCCTAATTTAGATAGTCTTGATTTGAGTGACAATCCAATTGAGGATGGAGTCGG gAGCCTGGCCACCTATTTTACTAAGATATCTAGCAGAGATGTACCCTTTACGAATCTGAAGCTTGAGAATTGTGACGCTTCATGCGAACAAATGGTTGAACTTCTTGGAGTTCTTTCAACTTTGAATGAGCCTCTTCATGTGCTTTCGATTAAAGGCAATATGCTTGGCAG TAAAATTGGGGCACCCTTGGGTAAATTTTTGTGCACAGGTGTCTTATCCCTTGATGCCGAAGACATCGGACTTGGTTCTTCTGGTTTTCTACAAGCTGCCAAGGAAATATCAGTAGAATTGAAGATTGCTTACATAAACATTAG CGATAACCAAGGTGCACTTGGAGCTGCAGAGTTCATAGCGAGCCTCGTTAAACATGCTAATGAAATTGCTGCAATTGATGCAAGATATAACTTAATGCCTATGCATTCTTTATCAGTAATATCCTCTGGCTTGAAAGATTCAAAAG GAAAACTGAAGCATCTGGACTTAGCAGGGAACACTTTCTGTCATCAAATTGCTGATGCAGATTTTGTTTCGGCTGAACTCCAAATCCATGGACAATCTGGCCTTAATGTTCTATTGTCGGTTGCCCCACATATACCATACGACAATGATCCTTAG
- the LOC125204047 gene encoding uncharacterized protein LOC125204047 isoform X2: MPKLLDLCMAAIADELLQGEGNDDFLSVIYQLPQELFDALLPQLPPLALHKLQEKLPTNFMESREHAYDDTSDSQKRRRCDILDTVWRALYKARWPSLDQQKKTVAWFDRNKEKCEIINDWQQKYWETHLQDCVDAIAETALLPSYDGSIGDIQIPDCIMEQIGCKDYLIKLPLDSLKFSRHCQQFGAYVRRLRLPNALCSAETCELFQNSKLGSLELQWIKSNDHVEGLYFVNAISDSLHMTGLQVHGVQHFSIKRSSFLQADSSPIPAGLASFLTSGRSLQSLTLCDGHLGRNFARGIFNSLLDSSSSLSKLDLSENSISGFLSQFRWRPSSCNKSLQSIRVLNLRSCNLERDDAESLRHALNCMPNLDSLDLSDNPIEDGVGSLATYFTKISSRDVPFTNLKLENCDASCEQMVELLGVLSTLNEPLHVLSIKGNMLGSKIGAPLGKFLCTGVLSLDAEDIGLGSSGFLQAAKEISVELKIAYINISDNQGALGAAEFIASLVKHANEIAAIDARYNLMPMHSLSVISSGLKDSKGKLKHLDLAGNTFCHQIADADFVSAELQIHGQSGLNVLLSVAPHIPYDNDP; this comes from the exons ATGCCGAAATTACTTGATTTATGCATGGCCGCTATTGCCGATGAACTTCTCCAAg GGGAGGGTAACGACGATTTCCTTTCGGTTATTTATCAACTGCCGCAAGAACTGTTTGATGCTCTGCTGCCTCAGTTGCCTCCATTAGCACTGCACAAAttgcaagaaaaatt ACCAACCAACTTCATGGAAAGCAGAGAGCATGCCTATGATGATACTAGCGACTCTCAAAAACGTAGAAG ATGCGACATTTTAGATACAGTGTGGCGTGCACTATACAAAGCTCGTTGGCCTAGTCTTGATCAGCAGAAGAAGACTGTGGCTTGGTTTGATAGAAATAaggaaaaatgtgaaataataaatgattGGCAGCAAAAGTACTGGGAGACACATTTGCAAGA TTGTGTTGATGCTATAGCAGAAACAGCTTTGCTTCCATCTTATGATGGTTCTATAGGGGATATACAAATTCCAG ATTGTATAATGGAGCAGATTGGTTGCAAAGATTACTTGATTAAGTTGCCACTcgactctctcaaattttctcGTCACTGCCAGCAGTTTGGAGCTTATGTCAG ACGGCTAAGGCTTCCAAATGCATTATGTTCTGCAGAAACATGT GAGTTGTTTCAAAACAGTAAGTTGGGAAGTCTCGAGCTTCAGTGGATTAAATCCAATGACCAT GTTGAGGGATTAT ATTTTGTCAATGCAATATCCGATTCATTGCACATGACGGGTCTTCAAGTGCATGGAGTTCAGCATTTCTCAATCAAGAGATCAAGCTTTCTCCAGGCTGATTCATCTCCCATTCCAGCCGGACTGGCGTCATTCTTAACATCTGGGAG GTCCTTGCAATCATTAACTTTATGTGATGGCCATCTGGGCCGAAATTTTGCTAGGGGGATTTTTAATTCCCTCCTTGATTCCTCATCCAGTCTTTCCAAGCTAGACCTCTCAGAAAATAGT ATCTCGGGATTCCTTTCTCAGTTTCGGTGGAGACCATCAAGTTGCAACAAGTCATTGCAGTCAATACGAGTTCTCAACTTAAG GTCATGTAACTTAGAACGGGATGATGCAGAGTCTCTCAGGCACGCACTGAACTGCATGCCTAATTTAGATAGTCTTGATTTGAGTGACAATCCAATTGAGGATGGAGTCGG gAGCCTGGCCACCTATTTTACTAAGATATCTAGCAGAGATGTACCCTTTACGAATCTGAAGCTTGAGAATTGTGACGCTTCATGCGAACAAATGGTTGAACTTCTTGGAGTTCTTTCAACTTTGAATGAGCCTCTTCATGTGCTTTCGATTAAAGGCAATATGCTTGGCAG TAAAATTGGGGCACCCTTGGGTAAATTTTTGTGCACAGGTGTCTTATCCCTTGATGCCGAAGACATCGGACTTGGTTCTTCTGGTTTTCTACAAGCTGCCAAGGAAATATCAGTAGAATTGAAGATTGCTTACATAAACATTAG CGATAACCAAGGTGCACTTGGAGCTGCAGAGTTCATAGCGAGCCTCGTTAAACATGCTAATGAAATTGCTGCAATTGATGCAAGATATAACTTAATGCCTATGCATTCTTTATCAGTAATATCCTCTGGCTTGAAAGATTCAAAAG GAAAACTGAAGCATCTGGACTTAGCAGGGAACACTTTCTGTCATCAAATTGCTGATGCAGATTTTGTTTCGGCTGAACTCCAAATCCATGGACAATCTGGCCTTAATGTTCTATTGTCGGTTGCCCCACATATACCATACGACAATGATCCTTAG
- the LOC125204047 gene encoding uncharacterized protein LOC125204047 isoform X3: MPMMILATLKNVEGWQERCDILDTVWRALYKARWPSLDQQKKTVAWFDRNKEKCEIINDWQQKYWETHLQDCVDAIAETALLPSYDGSIGDIQIPDCIMEQIGCKDYLIKLPLDSLKFSRHCQQFGAYVRRLRLPNALCSAETCELFQNSKLGSLELQWIKSNDHVEGLCKLLNQSTETLKSIEFIHCKLSPDFVNAISDSLHMTGLQVHGVQHFSIKRSSFLQADSSPIPAGLASFLTSGRSLQSLTLCDGHLGRNFARGIFNSLLDSSSSLSKLDLSENSISGFLSQFRWRPSSCNKSLQSIRVLNLRSCNLERDDAESLRHALNCMPNLDSLDLSDNPIEDGVGSLATYFTKISSRDVPFTNLKLENCDASCEQMVELLGVLSTLNEPLHVLSIKGNMLGSKIGAPLGKFLCTGVLSLDAEDIGLGSSGFLQAAKEISVELKIAYINISDNQGALGAAEFIASLVKHANEIAAIDARYNLMPMHSLSVISSGLKDSKGKLKHLDLAGNTFCHQIADADFVSAELQIHGQSGLNVLLSVAPHIPYDNDP, translated from the exons ATGCCTATGATGATACTAGCGACTCTCAAAAACGTAGAAGGTTGGCAAGAAAG ATGCGACATTTTAGATACAGTGTGGCGTGCACTATACAAAGCTCGTTGGCCTAGTCTTGATCAGCAGAAGAAGACTGTGGCTTGGTTTGATAGAAATAaggaaaaatgtgaaataataaatgattGGCAGCAAAAGTACTGGGAGACACATTTGCAAGA TTGTGTTGATGCTATAGCAGAAACAGCTTTGCTTCCATCTTATGATGGTTCTATAGGGGATATACAAATTCCAG ATTGTATAATGGAGCAGATTGGTTGCAAAGATTACTTGATTAAGTTGCCACTcgactctctcaaattttctcGTCACTGCCAGCAGTTTGGAGCTTATGTCAG ACGGCTAAGGCTTCCAAATGCATTATGTTCTGCAGAAACATGT GAGTTGTTTCAAAACAGTAAGTTGGGAAGTCTCGAGCTTCAGTGGATTAAATCCAATGACCAT GTTGAGGGATTATGTAAACTTCTGAACCAGAGTACTGAGActttaaaatcaattgaatttatCCATTGCAAGCTTTCTCCAGATTTTGTCAATGCAATATCCGATTCATTGCACATGACGGGTCTTCAAGTGCATGGAGTTCAGCATTTCTCAATCAAGAGATCAAGCTTTCTCCAGGCTGATTCATCTCCCATTCCAGCCGGACTGGCGTCATTCTTAACATCTGGGAG GTCCTTGCAATCATTAACTTTATGTGATGGCCATCTGGGCCGAAATTTTGCTAGGGGGATTTTTAATTCCCTCCTTGATTCCTCATCCAGTCTTTCCAAGCTAGACCTCTCAGAAAATAGT ATCTCGGGATTCCTTTCTCAGTTTCGGTGGAGACCATCAAGTTGCAACAAGTCATTGCAGTCAATACGAGTTCTCAACTTAAG GTCATGTAACTTAGAACGGGATGATGCAGAGTCTCTCAGGCACGCACTGAACTGCATGCCTAATTTAGATAGTCTTGATTTGAGTGACAATCCAATTGAGGATGGAGTCGG gAGCCTGGCCACCTATTTTACTAAGATATCTAGCAGAGATGTACCCTTTACGAATCTGAAGCTTGAGAATTGTGACGCTTCATGCGAACAAATGGTTGAACTTCTTGGAGTTCTTTCAACTTTGAATGAGCCTCTTCATGTGCTTTCGATTAAAGGCAATATGCTTGGCAG TAAAATTGGGGCACCCTTGGGTAAATTTTTGTGCACAGGTGTCTTATCCCTTGATGCCGAAGACATCGGACTTGGTTCTTCTGGTTTTCTACAAGCTGCCAAGGAAATATCAGTAGAATTGAAGATTGCTTACATAAACATTAG CGATAACCAAGGTGCACTTGGAGCTGCAGAGTTCATAGCGAGCCTCGTTAAACATGCTAATGAAATTGCTGCAATTGATGCAAGATATAACTTAATGCCTATGCATTCTTTATCAGTAATATCCTCTGGCTTGAAAGATTCAAAAG GAAAACTGAAGCATCTGGACTTAGCAGGGAACACTTTCTGTCATCAAATTGCTGATGCAGATTTTGTTTCGGCTGAACTCCAAATCCATGGACAATCTGGCCTTAATGTTCTATTGTCGGTTGCCCCACATATACCATACGACAATGATCCTTAG